A genomic stretch from Leeia speluncae includes:
- a CDS encoding thymidylate synthase codes for MSRSEQAYLDILRHVLDTGVTKTDRTGTGTISIFGHQSRYDLSEGFPLLTTKKVHLKSIIHELIWFLKGDTNIAYLKEHGVTIWDEWAKEDGSLGPVYGYQWRNWPTPDGQHVDQIQQVLDQLKKSPDSRRIIVSAWNPGQIEQMALPPCHAFFQFYVAEGKLSCQLYQRSADLFLGVPFNIASYALLTMMMAQVCGLQPGEFIHTLGDAHIYLNHLDQVKEQLARAPRALPQMKLNPAVSDLFDFTFEDFTLENYDPHPAIKAPVAV; via the coding sequence ATGTCTCGTAGCGAACAAGCGTATTTAGATATCCTGCGCCATGTATTAGATACTGGTGTGACAAAAACAGATAGAACCGGTACGGGTACTATTTCTATTTTTGGACATCAGAGCCGATACGATTTAAGCGAAGGTTTTCCGCTACTGACCACCAAAAAAGTTCACCTTAAATCGATTATTCATGAGCTAATCTGGTTTCTTAAGGGCGATACTAATATCGCCTATTTGAAAGAACATGGTGTCACTATCTGGGATGAGTGGGCAAAAGAAGATGGTAGCCTTGGCCCGGTTTATGGTTACCAATGGCGCAATTGGCCAACACCGGATGGGCAGCATGTTGATCAGATTCAGCAAGTCTTAGATCAACTAAAAAAATCGCCAGATTCTCGCCGCATTATTGTTTCTGCTTGGAACCCTGGCCAAATTGAACAAATGGCCCTACCTCCCTGCCATGCTTTCTTTCAGTTTTATGTGGCAGAAGGCAAATTATCTTGCCAGTTATACCAGCGAAGTGCGGATTTATTCTTAGGTGTTCCGTTTAATATTGCTTCTTATGCACTTCTCACCATGATGATGGCGCAAGTATGTGGATTGCAACCCGGTGAATTTATTCACACACTAGGTGATGCACACATTTATCTGAACCACTTAGATCAGGTAAAAGAGCAATTGGCCCGTGCACCACGCGCCTTACCACAAATGAAGTTAAATCCAGCGGTTTCAGATTTATTCGACTTTACGTTTGAAGACTTTACGCTGGAAAATTATGACCCGCATCCAGCGATTAAAGCACCAGTCGCAGTGTAA
- the efeB gene encoding iron uptake transporter deferrochelatase/peroxidase subunit, translated as MKPTGTESNSDLNNDQTELSSPSRRTWLKGASLGGAVALGGLGTVAVLQQTGKLPKPGQSAMGDTTKENQPFYGEHQAGIITPQPAAALVVVFDVLAKDKHELTRLFKLLTTRISFLTKGGKVPDVDPKLPPLDSGVLGPEVFPDNLTVTISVGASLFDQRFGLADKKPAHLIEMVRFPNDQLNLDECHGDLSIQICSNTAETNIHALRDIIKHTPDLLAVKWKIDGFLPPHTLAKMGEESVINLLGFKDGTANPNAQDNKLMDELVWVGTQSGEPAWTVGGSYQVVRIIRNLVEQWDRTPLQEQEKIFGRHKHSGAPLGKKNEHDDPDYASDSDGSRIDFKSHIRLANPRTAETRKNLILRRGFNYSRGISKSGQLDMGLLFVCYQANLTNGFLTVQARLNGEPLEEYIRPVGGGYFFSLPGVKDEKEFLGQALLA; from the coding sequence ATGAAACCCACTGGCACTGAATCAAACTCGGACTTAAACAATGATCAAACAGAACTAAGCTCTCCTTCGCGCCGAACATGGCTAAAAGGTGCTAGTTTAGGTGGCGCAGTGGCACTTGGTGGCCTAGGGACAGTCGCGGTCCTTCAGCAAACCGGAAAACTCCCCAAACCCGGCCAATCGGCTATGGGTGATACAACCAAAGAAAACCAACCATTTTATGGAGAGCATCAGGCAGGGATTATTACCCCGCAGCCAGCTGCCGCTTTAGTTGTCGTGTTTGATGTGTTAGCGAAAGATAAGCACGAGCTAACTAGACTATTCAAGTTACTGACTACACGCATTAGTTTTCTAACAAAGGGCGGTAAGGTGCCGGATGTAGACCCCAAACTTCCACCACTAGATAGCGGTGTGTTAGGGCCAGAGGTCTTCCCGGATAATTTGACGGTGACGATTTCTGTCGGCGCGAGCTTATTTGATCAGCGCTTTGGTTTAGCCGATAAAAAACCAGCACATTTGATCGAAATGGTTCGATTCCCGAATGACCAGCTAAATCTTGATGAATGCCATGGCGACTTATCTATTCAGATTTGTTCGAACACGGCAGAAACCAACATTCATGCGCTTCGAGACATCATTAAGCATACGCCCGACTTGCTAGCGGTAAAGTGGAAGATCGACGGATTCTTACCGCCACACACCTTGGCAAAAATGGGAGAAGAAAGCGTCATTAATTTGCTTGGTTTTAAAGATGGCACTGCCAATCCAAATGCACAAGACAATAAACTAATGGATGAATTAGTCTGGGTGGGTACGCAATCTGGCGAGCCGGCTTGGACGGTAGGTGGTAGTTATCAGGTAGTACGGATTATCCGTAACCTTGTTGAGCAATGGGATAGAACCCCTCTGCAAGAGCAAGAGAAAATTTTTGGCCGCCATAAACATAGTGGCGCACCGCTTGGAAAGAAAAATGAACACGATGATCCAGACTACGCATCAGATAGCGATGGTAGCCGGATTGATTTTAAATCGCACATTCGCCTAGCCAATCCAAGAACCGCCGAAACGCGTAAAAACCTAATTTTACGCAGAGGGTTTAACTACTCTCGTGGCATCAGTAAATCTGGCCAACTAGATATGGGACTACTGTTTGTTTGCTATCAAGCCAACTTAACCAATGGCTTCCTGACCGTGCAAGCACGTTTAAACGGTGAGCCATTAGAAGAATATATCCGCCCTGTTGGCGGTGGTTACTTCTTCTCGCTACCTGGTGTCAAAGATGAAAAAGAATTCTTAGGACAAGCCCTGCTCGCCTAA
- the efeO gene encoding iron uptake system protein EfeO — MKNGFPLKETMAVALMAGLLLGCKKEEAETTASTSATVAAKPAEHEIVINDTGCTPGDFSVSAGKNTFKIVNKSQRAVEWEILKGVLVVEERENIAPGFTSKLTADLVAGDYEITCGLLSNPKGKLTVSGQSSGVSNEKQAAILKLEGPVKEYKAYAVAEVAALVSDVEKFAATIKAGKLKEAQALFAPSRIHYERIEPIAELFSDLDGSMDARVDDFKGKEQDPEFTGFHRIEYVLFHEKTTDGLAPFADKLVEDAKALQTRMNELAFPPNKVVGGAAALIEEVANGKISGEEDRYSGTDLSDFNANVEGSKKIVDILRPMLESADAALLKKVDENFKLIDSLLGKYKEGNGYAHYSKLTEQDRNALKAPITTLAEELSKLRGLLGIN; from the coding sequence ATGAAAAACGGTTTTCCACTAAAAGAAACCATGGCTGTTGCACTAATGGCCGGTCTATTACTTGGTTGTAAAAAAGAAGAAGCAGAAACCACGGCATCAACGTCTGCCACCGTTGCAGCAAAACCAGCTGAACATGAAATTGTTATTAACGATACAGGTTGTACGCCTGGTGACTTCTCTGTTAGCGCAGGCAAAAATACCTTTAAGATCGTGAACAAGAGCCAACGCGCTGTAGAGTGGGAAATCTTAAAAGGCGTGTTGGTAGTGGAAGAGCGCGAAAATATTGCGCCTGGATTTACCTCTAAACTGACGGCAGACTTGGTGGCTGGTGACTATGAAATCACTTGCGGCTTACTAAGTAATCCGAAAGGTAAACTAACAGTTAGCGGCCAATCCTCTGGCGTATCCAACGAGAAACAAGCCGCTATCTTGAAACTAGAAGGTCCTGTAAAAGAGTACAAAGCCTATGCAGTTGCAGAAGTAGCTGCACTAGTGAGCGATGTAGAAAAGTTTGCGGCCACCATCAAAGCGGGCAAACTAAAAGAGGCCCAAGCGTTGTTTGCGCCAAGCCGTATCCACTATGAGCGTATTGAACCGATTGCAGAATTATTTAGTGATTTAGATGGCTCGATGGATGCACGTGTAGATGACTTCAAAGGTAAAGAGCAAGATCCTGAGTTTACCGGTTTCCATCGTATTGAATACGTTCTATTCCATGAGAAAACTACCGATGGTCTAGCGCCATTTGCTGACAAATTGGTAGAAGATGCCAAGGCATTGCAAACGCGTATGAATGAACTTGCCTTCCCGCCAAATAAAGTGGTTGGTGGCGCCGCAGCACTGATTGAAGAAGTCGCAAATGGTAAAATCAGCGGTGAAGAAGATCGCTATAGTGGTACTGATCTAAGCGACTTTAACGCGAACGTAGAAGGATCGAAAAAGATTGTTGATATTCTTCGCCCAATGCTAGAAAGCGCAGATGCTGCATTGCTGAAGAAAGTCGATGAAAACTTTAAGCTAATCGATAGTTTGCTAGGTAAATACAAAGAAGGTAACGGTTATGCGCACTACAGCAAGCTAACCGAACAAGACCGTAATGCGCTAAAAGCACCGATTACGACACTAGCGGAAGAGCTATCTAAATTACGCGGATTATTAGGTATTAACTAA